A stretch of Tenrec ecaudatus isolate mTenEca1 chromosome 2, mTenEca1.hap1, whole genome shotgun sequence DNA encodes these proteins:
- the LOC142441199 gene encoding olfactory receptor 2H2-like has protein sequence MTNTSFPVGFILLGFSEWPQLEKFLFWIVAIFYIMIIFGNLTIIVLSCVDPHLYTPMYFFLSNLSFLELCFTTTTQPQMLLNLWGPKKTITYTGCIIQLCVFLCLGATEGVLLMVMAFDRYVAVCQPLHYMIIMNPPLCWKLAVMAWLSGLMESLIQSPLTLQLSFCAHHRVDDFLCEVPALIRLACEDTSSSEWQMTISAILFTILPVGLILTSYGYIAQAVGKIKSEEGRQKAIATCSSHLLVVFMFYGTVAMVYIDPKNNFASKNAKFFTFFYTVVTPFLNPLIYTLRNKEVKQALQRLLKKWDRQ, from the coding sequence ATGACCAACACAAGTTTCCCAGTGGGCTTCATCCTGCTAGGCTTCTCTGAATGGCCCCAGTTGGAAAAGTTTCTCTTCTGGATTGTGGCAATCTTCTATATCATGATTATCTTTGGCAACTTGACTATCATTGTGCTATCATGTGTAGACCCTCATCTCTACACTCCCATGTACTTCTTTCTTAGCAATCTTTCCTTCTTAGAACTCTGCTTTACCACGACCACACAGCCCCAGATGCTGTTAAATTTGTGGGGTCCCAAGAAGACCATCACTTACACAGGATGCATCATCCAACTCTGTGTTTTTCTCTGCCTCGGTGCCACAGAAGGGGTCCTCCTAATGGTGATGGCCTTTGACCGCTATGTTGCTGTCTGCCAGCCACTGCACTATATGATCATCATGAACCCTCCACTCTGTTGGAAGCTTGCTGTTATGGCTTGGCTTTCTGGACTGATGGAATCGCTGATTcaatctcccctcaccctccagcTGTCCTTCTGTGCCCACCACCGTGTTGATGATTTTCTCTGTGAGGTGCCTGCTCTCATACGCCTAGCATGTGAAGATACTTCCTCCAGTGAGTGGCAGATGACCATCTCTGCCATCCTCTTCACCATCCTGCCTGTGGGGCTGATCCTGACTTCTTATGGCTATATAGCTCAAGCTGTGGGGAAAATCAAGTCAGAAGAGGGAAGACAAAAAGCCATTGCCACCTGCTCTTCTCATCTTCTGGTGGTCTTCATGTTTTATGGGACAGTGGCAATGGTTTACATAGACCCTAAGAACAACTTTGCTTCTAAAAATGCAAAATTCTTCACCTTTTTCTATACTGTGGTCACACCATTTTTGAACCCACTCATCTACACTCTTAGGAACAAAGAGGTAAAACAGGCTCTGCAAAGATTGCTGAAGAAGTGGGacagacaataa
- the LOC142441200 gene encoding olfactory receptor 2T11-like isoform X1 has product MCSVNSTSSSDFVLLGLLVNNQVTGIVFTVILAIFIVAVTANLVMILLIQVDARLHTPMYFLLSQLSIMDTLFICTTVPKLHVDLMSLEKTISFVACGIQIFLYLTMIGSEFFLLGLMAYDRYVAVCNPLRYPVLMNHKVCLLLAAGAWFGGSLDGFLLTPITMNVPYCGSRSINHFFCEIPAVLRLACADMSLYETLMYICCVLMLLIPISIISTSYSLILLTVHRMRSTEGRKKAFTTCSSHLTVVSIFYGAAFYMYVLPQSFHTPEKDKVVSAFYTIVTPMLNPLIYSLRNKDVMGAFKKILARCCSAHKVATNDA; this is encoded by the exons ATGTGCTCTGTG AACAGCACTTCATCTTCTGACTTTGTTCTGTTGGGACTTCTGGTGAACAACCAGGTTACAGGCATTGTCTTCACTGTTATTCTTGCTATTTTCATAGTGGCCGTAACTGCAAATTTGGTCATGATACTTTTAATTCAGGTGGACGCCCGCCTCCACACTCCCATGTACTTTCTGCTCAGCCAGTTGTCCATCATGGACACCCTCTTTATTTGTACCACTGTCCCAAAACTCCATGTTGATTTGATGTCCCTAGAGAAGACCATTTCCTTTGTGGCCTGTGGCATCCAGATATTTCTCTACTTGACTATGATCGGCTCCGAGTTCTTCCTTCTAGGTctcatggcctatgaccgctatgtggctgTCTGTAACCCTCTCAGGTATCCAGTCCTGATGAACCACAAGGTATGTCTCCTTCTGGCTGCTGGTGCTTGGTTTGGTGGGTCCCTTGATGGATTTTTGCTCACCCCCATTACTATGAATGTCCCTTATTGTGGCTCACGTAGCATCAACCATTTCTTCTGTGAGATCCCTGCAGTTCTCAGGCTGGCCTGTGCAGACATGTCCTTGTATGAAACACTGATGTATATCTGCTGTGTACTCATGCTCCTTATCCCTATCTCGATAATCTCCACTTCCTATTCGCTCATTTTGTTAACTGTCCACAGAATGCGCTCTACAGAAGGCCGGAAAAAAGCCTTTACCACTTGCTCCTCCCACTTGACTGTTGTCAGCATTTTCTATGGGGCGGCCTTCTACATGTATGTGCTGCCCCAGTCATTTCACACCCCTGAGAAGGACAAGGTAGTGTCAGCCTTCTATACTATCGTCACACCCATGCTCAATCCTCTGATCTACAGTCTAAGAAACAAAGATGTAATGGGAGCATTTAAAAAGATATTAGCTCGATGCTGTTCTGCTCACAAAGTAGCCACAAATGATGCTTAA
- the LOC142441200 gene encoding olfactory receptor 2T11-like isoform X2, with protein sequence MKNSTSSSDFVLLGLLVNNQVTGIVFTVILAIFIVAVTANLVMILLIQVDARLHTPMYFLLSQLSIMDTLFICTTVPKLHVDLMSLEKTISFVACGIQIFLYLTMIGSEFFLLGLMAYDRYVAVCNPLRYPVLMNHKVCLLLAAGAWFGGSLDGFLLTPITMNVPYCGSRSINHFFCEIPAVLRLACADMSLYETLMYICCVLMLLIPISIISTSYSLILLTVHRMRSTEGRKKAFTTCSSHLTVVSIFYGAAFYMYVLPQSFHTPEKDKVVSAFYTIVTPMLNPLIYSLRNKDVMGAFKKILARCCSAHKVATNDA encoded by the coding sequence ATGAAGAACAGCACTTCATCTTCTGACTTTGTTCTGTTGGGACTTCTGGTGAACAACCAGGTTACAGGCATTGTCTTCACTGTTATTCTTGCTATTTTCATAGTGGCCGTAACTGCAAATTTGGTCATGATACTTTTAATTCAGGTGGACGCCCGCCTCCACACTCCCATGTACTTTCTGCTCAGCCAGTTGTCCATCATGGACACCCTCTTTATTTGTACCACTGTCCCAAAACTCCATGTTGATTTGATGTCCCTAGAGAAGACCATTTCCTTTGTGGCCTGTGGCATCCAGATATTTCTCTACTTGACTATGATCGGCTCCGAGTTCTTCCTTCTAGGTctcatggcctatgaccgctatgtggctgTCTGTAACCCTCTCAGGTATCCAGTCCTGATGAACCACAAGGTATGTCTCCTTCTGGCTGCTGGTGCTTGGTTTGGTGGGTCCCTTGATGGATTTTTGCTCACCCCCATTACTATGAATGTCCCTTATTGTGGCTCACGTAGCATCAACCATTTCTTCTGTGAGATCCCTGCAGTTCTCAGGCTGGCCTGTGCAGACATGTCCTTGTATGAAACACTGATGTATATCTGCTGTGTACTCATGCTCCTTATCCCTATCTCGATAATCTCCACTTCCTATTCGCTCATTTTGTTAACTGTCCACAGAATGCGCTCTACAGAAGGCCGGAAAAAAGCCTTTACCACTTGCTCCTCCCACTTGACTGTTGTCAGCATTTTCTATGGGGCGGCCTTCTACATGTATGTGCTGCCCCAGTCATTTCACACCCCTGAGAAGGACAAGGTAGTGTCAGCCTTCTATACTATCGTCACACCCATGCTCAATCCTCTGATCTACAGTCTAAGAAACAAAGATGTAATGGGAGCATTTAAAAAGATATTAGCTCGATGCTGTTCTGCTCACAAAGTAGCCACAAATGATGCTTAA
- the LOC142440391 gene encoding olfactory receptor 2T2-like: MDMGVLLQNSTDFILLGLITHPLFPELIFAVVFSIFVVAITANVVMILLIHVDSRLHTPMYFLLSQLSIMDTVYICVTVPKMLQDLLSKEKTISFTGCAIQIFLYVTLIGGEFFLLGLMAYDRYVAVCNPLRYPLLMNRRICLFMVVGSWFGGSLDGFMLTPVTMSFPYCGSREINHFFCEIPAVLKLSCVDTSLYETLMYSCCVLMLLIPISIIAVSYTRILITVHQMNSAEGRRKAFATCSSHIMVVSIFYGAAFYTNVLPHSYHTPEKDKVVSAFYTILTPMLNPLIYSLRNKDVTAALRKVLWRCTSCQRIGTRHVSG, translated from the coding sequence ATGGACATGGGGGTCCTATTGCAGAATTCCACTGACTTCATCCTCTTGGGCCTCATCACTCACCCATTGTTCCCTGAGCTTATCTTTGCGGTGGTTTTCTCCATCTTTGTAGTGGCAATAACAGCCAATGTAGTCATGATTCTGCTCATTCATGTAGACTCTCGCCTCCACACACCTATGTACttcctgctcagccagctctccaTTATGGACACAGTATACATATGCGTCACTGTTCCCAAGATGTTGCAAGATCTTCTGTCCAAGGAGAAAACCATCTCCTTCACTGGGTGTGCAATTCAAATATTTCTCTACGTCACACTAATTGGAGGGGAATTCTTTCTGCTGGGTCTCATGGCCTATGACCGATATGTGGCAGTGTGCAACCCCCTTCGATATCCTCTCCTCATGAACCGCAGGATTTGCTTGTTCATGGTGGTGGGATCCTGGTTTGGTGGCTCCTTGGATGGATTTATGCTGACTCCTGTCACCATGAGTTTTCCCTACTGTGGCTCTCGAGAAATCAATCATTTTTTCTGTGAGATCCCAGCTGTACTGAAGTTGTCATGTGTAGACACATCACTCTATGAGACCCTCATGTATTCCTGCTGTGTGTTGATGCTGCTCATCCCCATATCCATCATTGCTGTCTCCTACACACGGATTCTGATCACTGTGCATCAAATGAATTCTGCTGAGGGGCGGCGCAAAGCCTTTGCTACTTGCTCCTCACACATTATGGTGGTGAGTATTTTCTATGGGGCAGCCTTCTATACCAACGTACTGCCCCACTCCTACCACACACCAGAGAAAGACAAAGTTGTGTCTGCCTTCTACACGATCCTCACTCCCATGCTCAACCCGCTCATCTACAGTTTGAGAAATAAAGATGTGACTGCCGCTCTCAGGAAGGTGCTTTGGAGATGTACCTCCTGCCAGAGAATCGGGACGAGGCATGTATCTGGGTAA